ATATTAACCATGTAGCGTACTTATTTACTTTAATACCGCTATAAATCTCTCTTTTTCCCCGTAAAATTTCCGCTAGTTTGGCGAATTGTCCCGGACTGGTGGGAATCCGACGACTGGAGAGATTAAGGCTATTTTCGCAGAGGTGATCGTCTATTTCTGAGAGGTAGAGATGGGGAAATTTGACCGATATTTGCAGAGATTCGCCAAAAGAACGGTGAATTTTCGGTAAAGCTGGTTCTATCTCTTGCCAGCGTTCCCCAATATATTCTATCCAGCGATCGCTTCTAGCTTGACAGCTTTCCAGTTCATCAAAGGCAATAAGAGTATTTTCGGGGAGATAATCCAATAAAGAGGCAGCTTGAGGGAAGGCCAAGCCTAAAAATCGCTCAATTCCCTCTGGATAAATGCCATTAGCTAATTTTTCTCGATCTTCGGCCCCCAGATAATCGGCCACTGTGGGGGGAAGAGAAGGGGCAATCATCGCCGCAAAGCTAGTGGGAGTAAGAAGCAGATTGGGGATAGAATCGAGGGATCTTTGGGTGGCAGGGTCAAATTCTCGCAATTTTTCCAATTCATCGCCGAAAAATTCTAACCTGACTGGTAATTCTGCCGAAACTGGGAAAATATCAACGATATCGCCGCGACGACTCCATTGTCCTTCGGTTTCTACCAGTGAAACCCGTTCATATCCTAATCTAGCTAGGGTTAGATCGAGGTTTTTGGCTTCTATAACCCTTCCTACCGCAAAATTATCGCTATACTGCTCGAAAACCTCTCTAGGGGGTAAATGGGGCTGCAGGGCCTTTTCGGTGGTAATGATCGCCATTCCGACCTCTTGATGACCGATTAGTGCTTGTCCTGAGCTACGTCGAAGGGACGATAATACCTGCATCTGTCCCCAAATCATCTCGGATTCCCGATTAAATGTCTCGTAGGGGCAAGCTTCCGAGGTGGGATAAAAGAAAACACCTTTCCACGTCATCGCTTCTAATTGTGCCGCCCAACGTGCCGCTTCCTCCAGATTGGCACAAATAATTAAAAGATTTTTTCCTTGACAACGGGCGAAAGCTGTGCTTATTAATCCTTTCGGTAAGCGGGCAAGGCCCGTTAGGGTTAAATTGCCGTTTTTCTCCAGTTTTTGGATAAGTTCGGCAGTTAATGGCGATTTTTCAATGTTGCGAATAACGGAGGCAAAAGTCATTTTTTCGTGTTCGGCACTCGGTTTTTAGTTAAGCTCTACTGAATTTAAACTGCCTCTTGGGAGTTTTAGTACAAATGCTCAGGCTTTCTCTCCCAACTCCAGCACTCCGGTGCAGTCTTAACGAGTATCAGTTATCAGTTCACCGACTACTTTTTGGGGTTAATTTTTTGGGGCTTTATTTGACTTGACCAGAGGGGGGTCGCAGGCGCACGGATTTTCCATTATTTATATAATATCATGTCAAGCGTTGCTTGGCAAGAAAAAATTTTTTAATTGCCAGCAAAAGATCGATGGCAGCAAAACCAGTGCATCTATACCACAATATTTTCAGAATGATAACGATTCTCACCGACTGTGATAGGATGAGAATCATAATCAGACTCAGTTAATCCGATGGGTAAAAAATTCCAGTTAACAGCGATCGCTTTAACCCTGACTATAGCCAGCTTAACAGCTTGTAGCGATTCCTCGGTCAAGGAAGAGGAAGCAAAGACACCCTTACAGGTGACAGTGAGCATCGTACCGCAGGAATATTTCGTCAAACGCATCGGCGGTGATAGAGTCAGTGTTAATGCCATGATTCAACCCGGCACAGATCCCCACACCTATGAACCAAAACCCGAACAATTAAAAACCACAGCCCAATCGCAAGCCTACTTTAAAATCGGTGTATCCTTAGAAGATGCCTGGAAAGATCGCTTAAACAGTGTTAACCAACAGATGTTAATCGTCGATACCAGTCAAGGAGTAGATAAAATCCCTTTGACAGCAGAACATGATCACGATCATGATCACGATCATGATCACAGCAAGGAAGAAAAACATCAAGCTGGAAAAAACACCCTAGATCCCCATATTTGGTTATCACCAAAACGAGTCAAAGCACAAGCAAAGACTATTTATCAAACCCTAGCACAACTCGATCCCGATCAGGAAGCTATCTATCGGGCCAACTTGGAAAAATTCAGTCAGGAATTAGACGCATTAGATCAAGAAATTCGGCAAAACTTGGCAGGGGTCAAAAACAAAAAATTTATGGTCTTTCATCCCGAATGGGGCTATTTTGCCCAAGATTACGGTTTAGAGATGATCGCGATCGAAATCGACGGTAATGAACCCAGTGCTGCCCAGTTAAGTCAACTAATCA
This portion of the Microcystis aeruginosa NIES-2549 genome encodes:
- a CDS encoding metal ABC transporter solute-binding protein, Zn/Mn family, which gives rise to MGKKFQLTAIALTLTIASLTACSDSSVKEEEAKTPLQVTVSIVPQEYFVKRIGGDRVSVNAMIQPGTDPHTYEPKPEQLKTTAQSQAYFKIGVSLEDAWKDRLNSVNQQMLIVDTSQGVDKIPLTAEHDHDHDHDHDHSKEEKHQAGKNTLDPHIWLSPKRVKAQAKTIYQTLAQLDPDQEAIYRANLEKFSQELDALDQEIRQNLAGVKNKKFMVFHPEWGYFAQDYGLEMIAIEIDGNEPSAAQLSQLIKQAKKENIKVIFTQPEFSQKSAETIAREIGGQVIPISAFAENWSENLRQVSQKMATVLNQ